The nucleotide window CCAAATGTACGTGACTCTCGTCTATATAGGATCTAGGAGGGTAAGTGTTATGATCTTATGATAATATTTAATatcatcttcttcatgtttatgccatttaaaattataaaaatgatccAGGTTTTATCTTAAAATATGTCCACCTCAACCCAGGAAATGATACTTGCAACTAAATAGAGCATGCCTtttgtattaaaaaatatttatcttctCATTTGAATTGAATAAATGGATTACTTAGCTTATTGAAAAAGCACTGCAAAAATATAATGTTCTATAATTGCTGTTAGCATGATGAAAGTGGATAGTCATTGCATGATTGTAGTTTCCATAAATGTTTGACTCCAGCACAAAATGCATAATACATACCACTTTGTGTGGTAGCAGCAATGAACTAAAAATAGCCTGTATCGACACCTTCATTGGTCCACCAAAGTGGAGTAAGATGTTAGAAACCTATATGGTACAGACTGTTctaattgattgagaagtcctcCAATTACAATATGTAGACATAACTAGCTTTTTGGCTTTTTGGCTCAACCATCCAACTAAGAATGAAGCATCAAGGATCAAAGAAGTAGCCCTTTTTGGCTTTTTGTCTTTCTTGTAGTGAGAAACACAGGCCCTTTTTGTTAAGTTTAACCACGGGCTATGCAGTGTGCTAATTGAACATGAGTTGCAAGGATCAAAGAAGCTAAACATGTACAAATGGAGAGTTTGGTTGAAAAAATGGAGTTTGTCAAGCATTTGATGATCTCGACGTTGCTAGATGTCAGTATATATTAATGTGTGCTTCTTATTAACAAGGAACATCTTGGTTAATTCCTCCTAAAATATTTAAGGAGCTTCATTAAGAAATTTTGGCATGGCTGTAAACCTAATTAGGGTTCAAATATGAGCTCAAGCGAAACTAGAGAAAAGGAACTTTTTGTTATTTATGCAAATTAAATGCTCTACTAAAAGGACACAAGGTGGACTAGTTACAAGGCTAATCAAGAGCTAATAGTCATATTAAATTTGGCAAAGTAAATGGTCAACCTAATGTACAAATATATTTAACAGAtcaactatgatttttttttttagtccAACTAGTCCCGTTATATGTGACACCAGCAACCTAATCAACCAAACAAAACCATGACCTAACAAAGGAAGTGAAGGAAATGTAACTGTACTCAAGTAATAGAATTTCCTCTTGGATGTCCTCAGTTCTTTTATCTGTATACCCATTTATAGCTGGACTTCCAAGTGTTTAAAATTCAGCATGTACATCCACCTTGACGACAGGCAATGCATTTGACGAAAACAGACCAATTTAATTATCATTACATGCGCCAATCTAGAATCAAGATTAAAGATTGGCAATCAAGAAAATGGAGACAAGAGTCAAGATTAGCAATCAAGAAAACGGAGACAAGATTCAAGATTAGCTATCAAGAAAACTGAGACAAGATTCAACACTAGCAGTGTGATCAAGAAAATGAAGATAATATTCAAATATTAGTAGCAATCAAGAAAGTTGAGACAAGATTCGACATTGGTAGTAATCAAGAAAACGAAGATAATGCTTACGGTTAGTAAAAGTAAGAGAAAGAGAACTCACGGCCACGCTTCTGCCTAGGGGTGTTTGCAGAAAGCCATTAAGCTCTCTCCTGTACTGCGGAAAAGAATCCAAAAGAAGCATCAGAGTCTTGAAAGAGTGGCCAAAAGGATCGGATCGAAAAGGAAGCGAAACCGAACCCGAGGCCAATTCCTGGAGAAATCCACGGAGAACGACCTCCACTGCCGCCCGATCCCCAGCTCCTGGTCAATCTTGCGGGCCCAGTTGGCGGCGGCGCGGGCGGCAGAGTCAAACCGCCGGAAGAGATCGTAGCGGCGTTCGAGGCGCTCGGCGGCGCGGCGGGCCTCGAAGGCGACCTGCTCGATCCCGTTGTTGGCGCTCCGCCATGCGTCCCGTAGGGCCTCGCCGGAGGCGACGCGCCTCGCGAACCCGTCCAGGTCGCTCCGGCGGAAGGCCCGGACGGGCGCGCCGGGGCGGCGGGAGACGAGGAGGGGCGACGGGGCGACCAACCCAAAGGCGGAGGGGCGAGCCCACGGGACGCTCGTGGTCGCCATGGATGGACTAAGCCGCAGGTGGAGTCGGCGCGGATTTGGTTATTTGGTGGTTGTTGGGTTAGGCGTTTCGGCGTCAAATAAGACAAATATGAGGTTAAAAGactagtttttctttttctttacctTTATTCTTTTCTTATAGGataaattcattaaaaaattttaaataatactctaatattaaaaaaatatcataaaatattttttaaattattcattTTATCCCTGTCGACTATCGCCCTCCGCTTAGTTGTTGATTACCCCTCCATCTGAATAGTCGGTCATTGTTCGCGACCATGTGCAGAGCCAACCAACGATAGAGGCCTCACCTTTGTCGAATCCCAACAATCACCTCCATCGCCCATAGGCCTCGCCCTTGCCGTAGTTCTCATCGTCGAGGTCTACGAATTCCTCATGCTATTGACCGTAGAAAAAGAAGAACGAGAGGCCTCGCACCTTTGCAAGGGATGGTGCAAGGAGGCAAGGGCAATGGTGTAGGTCAAAAATGACGATGAGTCTCACGAAGATAAGAGTTAGATAATCTTTTTATATAATCACAAACGTTCTACATTAATTTTTGAAAGTTAAAATACTATATGAGAATttctcataaatatttttttttcttttttgaggatTCACCTTTATCTTATTTGCACATAAATTTGTTTGCGTGTGAATATCATATAAAGAAGGCACGTAAAGGTTGAAACTACGGCAGGGAAACAATGCTATGACGTCGAGGGATTTGTAGTTGCTAATCCCAGAGATTTCATGCAATTGCCAAAGCTCAAGTCATGTCTATAACAAGTACATCGAAGATCATGATACTTGAATCACAACACAACCATGTCGTCAACCAGCTCGACGTACATGCAAAAACGCTTGCACTGAAAAGTACATACACAGCAAAAGATTAGAAAAAACCTCAGTAAATGTAATATATTTTCCATCAAGGAGTGATATAGAATCTGCAAGACAACAATGATGTACAGGAAACAACGCATGAGATTGCTTCTCGGACCAAAGCTTGAATATGATCCACACAGTTTTATCCAAACTCTGCGGATTGGCTTTTTGCCTGCCTGCATTCTGCGTGGAAAtaattcattggcaaaagaaaaagaaaagtgtatGCGTTTTTGCTAGGAAACGAAGCACAGAATCTTCAATTACAGTTTTATGTTTGGTGTATACACAGGAAAGCATCCATGGTTTAGCACCGGCGACGACTCGGATCTATTAGCTTTCAGCAATCACACAAGAGGTGACAGATGGTGGACCTCCAGATTCTGTATTGCACTTGTTGCTCGAACATGATCTGGATGGCTCCCCCAGTGGTGCCAAGAGTTATCGAGTAGAAGCCATGATCATCCTTAGAAATGCCACCTTCCTTCAAATCCTCCATTGCATTAAATATCGTACCTGAAAAAGAAGTATATTAGAATGAGCATAAAATATCGATGCGTGCAGTAGCTTAATCTTTATACAGAGAGAATGACTAAAGCATTCTTGAAAGTCAACTTGTTTGAATCATTTTGGCACAAAAATGTTGATATCCACAGCAGCACTTTTACAGGACGCCGGATGAGGTTGGCAGTATCTTACACTCTGTGTATGTGCTGATTACTCCACGAATGTGTTTCTTCCTTAATCTTATTGTAAGCTTATCACGCTTGAGGAAAATGTACACCAATCTTTGTCGAACTTTCCCTGCAAAACATCCACTCACGATGCAAGCCTAGTCATGGAATGTAATAAATAGTTCAGGAAAGTTCATCGGAGCAAATGAATGCTTGCAGGTACGGTATCATGTCTGATGATGAGGATTTCGACCATGAGTTCTTACCTTCAGGCATGCGGACAGGAAGTCGAGCACCTCTTGCAAGGGTCTTCTGGTCTTCTGATGCATGCCTACCAGCTGCTGCTCTCAGTTCGAGTGTGGCAGCTCCTCTTAAACCTACAGTAATTaacctttttttatgatgtgaattCATGGAATGCTACGTCTGAGTTGATATCTAGACAAGACTCCTTGAGTCATCTGTAGAAGAGGTCGTAAATGGTGCATTACATGTTGCGGTCAGCGTGACCATATCAGCTGAAGTTTTGGTCGCTAGGCCTGTGCTGATGGCAGATGCAACACCCTCTCTGTTGGCCCCCACGGACTCGGCTGCTTCGGCGCACACAGTTGCGACCAAAGCTGCGGCAGAGGCAACCACAGCGTTCATCTTCTCATCCAAAGCCCCTCCTCCCATGCCTGTCATGCTCGTGCTCTTTGCATTCGTTGGTTCCAACCTAGAATTGGCAGAGATGCCTGCGATGGCCGCAGCCAGCCTCGCAACGGAGAGTGCTGCATGGACTCGAGCCTCCCGGACTCGCACTTTCTCGTTTCTC belongs to Musa acuminata AAA Group cultivar baxijiao chromosome BXJ3-5, Cavendish_Baxijiao_AAA, whole genome shotgun sequence and includes:
- the LOC135638214 gene encoding uncharacterized protein LOC135638214, whose translation is MATTSVPWARPSAFGLVAPSPLLVSRRPGAPVRAFRRSDLDGFARRVASGEALRDAWRSANNGIEQVAFEARRAAERLERRYDLFRRFDSAARAAANWARKIDQELGIGRQWRSFSVDFSRNWPRYRRELNGFLQTPLGRSVATIFFLWFALSGWLFRFFILATWVLPFVAPLLIGTLANNFAIQGTCPACKRQFVGSRNQVIRCTGCKNIVWRPRDGFSRGRNDSSSKASEPDIIDIEIEEK